The nucleotide window GTTCCCGATGGCGTTCTTCGTACGAGCCGAGGGGGCGAGGACAGGCTATTCGTCGTCGCCAATGGTGCCGGCTACGACCCCCGACCGTGATCTCATCCTATCCTGCGGTCGTGGCTTTAAAAATATCGTTGTCGCAAAATTAGGCGTCTTGGGTTAGAGTGGCTTAAGCGCTTGGGACTCTGGGAGGGGACGCTTTGGAAACGGCCGAGCTTCACCATCCGGACAAGCTCGGCCGCTCGCGTCTCACCCTACCCGTTCCATCGCTTCGCGAGCTTTCGCCTGGTCCATCTCCGCATAAATCTCCGTCACTGCGGCCGATGAATGCCCCAGGACGGCGCGGGCGACGTCGAGTCCGAAATCCCTTCGCAGGGCGGTAGCGGCTGAATGCCGCAGCTGGTGGGGATGCCAACCAGGGATTAGGTCGGCCTTCGGATCCTTCTCGCGTCGGACCTCGTTCGCCTTCGCGACGCCGCGGGCGATCGCCTGACGGTAGCTCGTGCGGTTGTATTTCTCGCCCGGCTTCCGTTTCGGCTCCGGTTTGCTCCGGTCGACCTGGGACGGCTGGACCTTTGACTTCCGAGATGTCCTCAGCGCCGCCCTACGCTCCTGGTCGGCCTCCCTGGGTTGGAAGAGGTATTCCGAAGCGTCGGACCGCAGGAACGGCCGTAGGACTTCCTGGGCCCGTCGGCCAATATGGATCGTCCGCTTTCTCCCATGGTGGGCCGTCTTGTGATCGGCGGGTCGGTATTCCCAGACGTTGCCGACCATGACCAGGTCGCAGCCCCTCATCGTGCAGACCTCGCCCGGCCTCGCGCCTGTGAGGCGTTGAAGCTCGATCATCGCGGCGATCTGGCGAGTCACGAAAGGCAGCGTCGCGACGACGTGGGCGTCATCTACGGGCCTGACCGGCTCCGACTCGCGGACGTCGGCCGCGCCCCGTCGAAGCCCCTCGACCGTCCGCAAAGCCTCCCAGGTGGAGGAGGGGATCATCTGTTCGGAAGCCGCCCACTTGAACATCCGGACGACGGCCTGAATCCGATGATTGACCAGGTTCCGGCAGAGGCCGGCGTCGACCATCCCTTTGCGGACCGCCTTCAGCGCGAGTGGGCCGAAGTCGGTCGCCTGGACGTCCCCGTAAGCCGTCCGGACTGGCTTGATGGCGCTTCGGATGTTGGCGGGTTCCCGGGAACGGTATCGGCCGTCCACGTACTGCAGGTAGGCGACCACGATTTCAGCGATCGTGATCGGGTTCGTCGTCGCCAGCCGGCGACCGTTGGCCAGCCATTCGGCGATGACGCGATCGTATTCCGTCCGGCTGGACTGCGAGTTGTGGACGCCCAGA belongs to Paludisphaera rhizosphaerae and includes:
- a CDS encoding tyrosine-type recombinase/integrase, which gives rise to MPNPSTRTPSYRLHKASGQAVVTLDGRDIYLGVHNSQSSRTEYDRVIAEWLANGRRLATTNPITIAEIVVAYLQYVDGRYRSREPANIRSAIKPVRTAYGDVQATDFGPLALKAVRKGMVDAGLCRNLVNHRIQAVVRMFKWAASEQMIPSSTWEALRTVEGLRRGAADVRESEPVRPVDDAHVVATLPFVTRQIAAMIELQRLTGARPGEVCTMRGCDLVMVGNVWEYRPADHKTAHHGRKRTIHIGRRAQEVLRPFLRSDASEYLFQPREADQERRAALRTSRKSKVQPSQVDRSKPEPKRKPGEKYNRTSYRQAIARGVAKANEVRREKDPKADLIPGWHPHQLRHSAATALRRDFGLDVARAVLGHSSAAVTEIYAEMDQAKAREAMERVG